One Polynucleobacter necessarius genomic window, CAGAATCTATTGCCTTTTTAAGCTCTTCTTCGCTTATTTTCCCTAATTTTGTAAAAACGGATTTTCCTTTTGGGTTGATGATGACGGTATAGGGAAGGGCGCCTTGAGAATTGCCCATCTGCTTGGCGATATTGCTACCCTCAAGGCCGCCAATAATAATTGGGTATGAAACTGGGGTTTTTTGGAGGAATTCGCGTACGCTCGATGGTGAATCGATACCGATGCCGATAATTAAGACATTTTTCGATGCGTATTCTTGGGCAATTTTGTCTAAAGCTGGCATTTCTTCAACACAGGGAGGGCACCAGGATGCCCAAAAATTCACCACCAATACTTTCCCACGCCAATTTTCTGATTTGACTGCTTTCCCATCCGGGGTTTGCCATGGATTGACAAAAAAGCTCTTGACGGAGGGGTCGCTTGCCAAACCGGTTTGCGAAATCCAATGCGATGAAAAGATTCCGGCTAGAAGTGCCAAAAGACTCATTCCGCAAATCATCATCCACTGTCTTCGGTCCACGACAACTCCTTCGCTAAAATTCGCTAATGCATATACACATCTTAGGCATTTGCGGTACTTTCATGGGCGGCATTGCCTCCATCGCCAGGCAAGCCGGACATCGGGTAACGGGTTGTGATGCCAACGTATATCCACCAATGAGCACGCAGCTTGAGGCTCAAGGGATTGAACTCATCGAAGGATTTTCGCCAGATCAATTATTGCAGTTTGAGACCATGCCTGATTTATTCGTGGTTGGCAATGTGGTTTCTCGAGGCAATCCTTTGATGGAAGCCATTTTGAATCAAGGTCTTCCGTATATTTCTGGACCTCAGTGGCTGGTTGAGCAGGTGCTCTATGACCGACATGTATTAGCCGTTGCAGGTACCCACGGTAAAACCACAACATCGG contains:
- a CDS encoding TlpA family protein disulfide reductase, producing MMICGMSLLALLAGIFSSHWISQTGLASDPSVKSFFVNPWQTPDGKAVKSENWRGKVLVVNFWASWCPPCVEEMPALDKIAQEYASKNVLIIGIGIDSPSSVREFLQKTPVSYPIIIGGLEGSNIAKQMGNSQGALPYTVIINPKGKSVFTKLGKISEEELKKAIDSAI